In Humulus lupulus chromosome 7, drHumLupu1.1, whole genome shotgun sequence, the following are encoded in one genomic region:
- the LOC133788974 gene encoding non-specific lipid-transfer protein 1-like, which yields MAVSSSLGVKCLGFIVITVMVVATQVESAITCSEVNKSLSPCLNYLKSGGSVSTECCNAVKTMNIQANTSPNLKSICNCLKSAYYSIKGINLNLAAGLPAKCNTKTSYPISLSVNCTILQ from the coding sequence ATGGCCGTGAGTAGTTCTTTAGGTGTGAAAtgtcttgggtttattgtgattACGGTGATGGTTGTAGCCACACAAGTGGAAAGTGCCATAACTTGTTCGGAAGTGAATAAGAGCCTTTCTCCATGCCTGAACTACCTTAAGAGCGGTGGTTCTGTCTCGACGGAGTGCTGCAACGCGGTTAAGACGATGAACATCCAGGCCAACACGTCGCCCAACCTCAAGTCCATCTGCAACTGCTTGAAATCTGCCTATTACAGCATCAAAGGTATCAACCTCAATCTTGCCGCGGGACTGCCCGCCAAATGCAACACTAAAACTTCTTACCCGATCAGTCTCTCCGTCAATTGCACCAT